The following proteins are encoded in a genomic region of Methylibium petroleiphilum PM1:
- a CDS encoding zinc-ribbon domain-containing protein translates to MKQTDRPTTIPADPEQWTEENKQTLSYHFIREYTDKPYKCWRCHAESVFTAQDQKYTYEVKKANIDQQRLLCATCWSESHQIRAALEDCEEQWSAGKPQLQSNKPFLSRWLELLVALEAYVPYKPDTAKKNMLTKLLGNA, encoded by the coding sequence ATGAAGCAAACGGACAGGCCAACGACGATCCCGGCAGATCCGGAGCAGTGGACGGAGGAGAACAAGCAAACCTTGTCGTATCACTTCATTCGCGAGTACACCGACAAGCCATACAAGTGCTGGCGTTGCCATGCTGAGAGTGTTTTCACAGCACAAGATCAGAAGTACACGTACGAGGTCAAGAAGGCCAACATCGACCAGCAGCGCTTGCTCTGTGCAACCTGCTGGTCGGAGTCGCATCAAATACGCGCCGCGCTTGAAGACTGTGAAGAGCAGTGGAGCGCGGGCAAACCTCAGCTGCAGAGCAACAAGCCTTTCCTTTCTCGTTGGTTAGAACTTTTGGTCGCTTTGGAGGCATATGTTCCGTACAAGCCAGACACAGCCAAGAAAAACATGCTCACGAAGTTGCTGGGGAACGCCTAA
- a CDS encoding LysR substrate-binding domain-containing protein: MLLDIDQLRTLVAFADAGSCKGAAHLVHKTPSAVSVHLAKLAASLERPLLERQGRRLVLTHDGTELVRYARRMLALQSEALAHFRAPEFGGTLRVGLPDDYIPVLMAPLLAALARLAPRAHVEVQCAPSAELRPLLADGQLDLAILSAETDTQEGVVLRTERVVWTASAQHDVAHADCLPLALFPEGCIFRKWALAQLRKRRREHRIVCTSRSMAAVQAAVRTGFAVSVVAESCVPPDAVVLTPQQGFPALPAVTIILAASPATDAALAQRLGEQMRGPLRRVRG; the protein is encoded by the coding sequence ATGCTGCTGGACATCGATCAGCTCCGCACGCTGGTGGCGTTTGCCGACGCCGGCAGCTGCAAGGGCGCGGCCCACCTGGTGCACAAGACGCCCTCGGCGGTGAGCGTGCACCTGGCCAAGCTGGCGGCCTCGCTGGAGCGGCCGCTGCTGGAGCGCCAGGGCCGGCGCCTGGTGCTCACGCACGACGGCACCGAGCTCGTGCGCTACGCGCGGCGCATGCTGGCGCTGCAGAGCGAGGCGCTGGCGCACTTCCGCGCGCCCGAGTTCGGCGGCACGCTGCGCGTGGGCCTGCCCGACGACTACATCCCGGTGCTGATGGCGCCGCTGCTGGCGGCGCTGGCGCGGCTGGCGCCGCGCGCTCACGTGGAGGTGCAGTGCGCGCCCAGCGCCGAGCTGCGCCCGCTGCTGGCCGACGGCCAGCTCGACCTGGCCATCCTGTCGGCCGAGACCGACACCCAGGAGGGCGTGGTGCTGCGCACCGAGCGCGTGGTGTGGACGGCCTCGGCCCAGCACGACGTGGCGCACGCCGACTGCCTGCCGCTGGCGCTGTTCCCGGAGGGCTGCATCTTCCGCAAGTGGGCGCTGGCGCAGCTGCGCAAGCGGCGGCGCGAGCACCGCATCGTCTGCACCAGCCGCAGCATGGCGGCGGTGCAGGCGGCGGTGCGCACCGGCTTCGCGGTGTCGGTGGTGGCCGAGAGCTGCGTGCCGCCCGATGCGGTGGTGCTCACGCCGCAGCAGGGCTTTCCGGCGCTGCCGGCGGTGACGATCATCCTGGCCGCCTCGCCGGCCACCGACGCGGCGCTGGCGCAGCGTCTGGGGGAGCAGATGCGGGGGCCGTTGAGGCGGGTGAGGGGCTAG
- a CDS encoding ubiquinol-cytochrome c reductase iron-sulfur subunit gives MNDNETTPPSATNAPQTPACASRREALKLGACACIGFGLDAAGLNRALADEPAEQRPTKGDRLVVVGADGTPKLLAAADVKLGEKPVFAFPYDADKKLVRDGSRLNKVLLIRLEPGSLDEATRARSADGVLAFSAVCTHQGCDVSEWVPESRSLLCFCHFSRFDPCQSGQVLAGPAPRSLPHLPIALERGELAVNGPFSASPGVKKA, from the coding sequence ATGAACGACAACGAGACAACGCCCCCGAGCGCGACGAACGCGCCCCAGACCCCCGCCTGCGCGAGCCGCCGCGAAGCCCTGAAGCTCGGCGCCTGTGCCTGCATCGGCTTCGGCCTCGACGCCGCAGGACTGAACCGCGCACTGGCCGACGAACCTGCCGAACAACGCCCGACCAAGGGCGACCGGCTGGTCGTCGTCGGGGCCGACGGCACGCCCAAGCTGCTGGCCGCCGCCGACGTGAAGCTCGGCGAGAAGCCGGTGTTCGCGTTCCCGTACGACGCCGACAAGAAGCTGGTGCGCGACGGCTCGCGCCTGAACAAGGTGCTGCTGATCCGCCTGGAGCCGGGCTCGCTGGACGAGGCCACGCGCGCACGCTCGGCCGACGGCGTGCTGGCCTTCTCGGCGGTGTGCACCCACCAGGGCTGCGACGTCAGCGAGTGGGTCCCCGAGAGCCGGTCGCTGCTGTGCTTCTGCCACTTCTCGCGCTTCGATCCCTGCCAGTCCGGCCAGGTACTGGCAGGGCCCGCGCCACGCAGCCTGCCGCACCTGCCGATCGCGCTCGAGCGCGGCGAGCTCGCCGTGAACGGCCCGTTCAGCGCCAGCCCGGGCGTGAAGAAGGCCTGA
- a CDS encoding putative Na+/H+ antiporter produces MTDPTIDWIAAALFGVALVHTFAAKQLERLSHRHPRHAGLFHLLGEVEVVFGFWAIVLVLVMALVAGRGAALDYAESRNYTEPLFVFVVMVVAASRPVLQTVMRAVGAIARLAPLPTPLVSAWLGLAAVPLLGSLITEPAAMTIAALLLAPLVFRPGVPERIKYLALGVLFVNVSIGGTLTSYAAPPVLMVAAAWQWDSAFMLANFGWKAALAVLVNASVAAFLLRRHLVAGPDEAGAAGAEPVPLAVVGVHLALLAGVVMLAHHPVAFLALFLLFLGFTQAYARHQDPLILKEALLVGFFLAGLVVLGGLQRWWLQPIVAGLEPLALFFGALALTAVTDNAALTYLGSLISGISDASKYMLVAGAVAGGGLTVIANAPNPAGVALLKRGFADESVGAGGLLLGALGPTLVAAAAFLLL; encoded by the coding sequence ATGACCGACCCCACGATCGACTGGATCGCCGCCGCCCTCTTCGGTGTGGCCCTCGTCCACACCTTCGCTGCCAAGCAGCTCGAGCGCCTCTCGCACCGCCATCCGCGCCACGCCGGCCTGTTCCACCTGCTGGGCGAGGTGGAGGTGGTGTTCGGCTTCTGGGCCATCGTGCTGGTGCTGGTCATGGCGCTCGTCGCCGGCCGCGGCGCGGCGCTCGACTACGCCGAATCGCGCAACTACACCGAACCGCTGTTCGTCTTCGTCGTGATGGTGGTGGCGGCCTCGCGGCCGGTGCTGCAGACCGTGATGCGTGCCGTGGGCGCGATCGCGCGGCTCGCGCCGCTGCCCACGCCGCTGGTGTCGGCCTGGCTGGGCCTGGCCGCGGTGCCCCTGCTCGGTTCGCTGATCACCGAGCCTGCCGCCATGACCATCGCGGCGCTGCTGCTCGCGCCGCTGGTGTTCCGGCCCGGCGTGCCCGAGCGCATCAAGTACCTGGCGCTGGGCGTGCTGTTCGTCAACGTGTCGATCGGCGGCACGCTCACCTCCTACGCCGCGCCGCCGGTGCTGATGGTGGCCGCCGCCTGGCAATGGGACAGCGCCTTCATGCTGGCGAACTTCGGCTGGAAGGCGGCGCTTGCCGTGCTGGTGAACGCCTCGGTGGCCGCCTTCCTGCTGCGCCGGCACCTGGTGGCCGGGCCCGACGAAGCGGGCGCCGCCGGTGCGGAGCCGGTGCCGCTGGCGGTGGTGGGGGTCCACCTGGCGCTGCTGGCCGGCGTGGTGATGCTGGCCCATCACCCGGTGGCCTTCCTGGCGCTGTTCCTGCTGTTCCTCGGGTTCACGCAGGCCTACGCGCGCCACCAGGACCCGCTGATCCTGAAGGAAGCGCTGCTGGTGGGTTTCTTCCTCGCGGGCCTGGTGGTGCTCGGCGGCCTGCAGCGCTGGTGGCTGCAGCCCATCGTGGCGGGGCTGGAGCCGCTGGCGCTGTTCTTCGGCGCGCTGGCGCTCACGGCCGTGACCGACAACGCGGCGCTCACCTACCTGGGCTCGCTCATCTCCGGCATCTCCGACGCGTCGAAGTACATGCTGGTGGCCGGTGCGGTGGCGGGCGGCGGGCTGACGGTCATCGCCAACGCGCCCAACCCGGCCGGCGTGGCGCTGCTCAAGCGCGGCTTCGCCGACGAATCGGTCGGCGCCGGCGGCCTGCTGCTCGGCGCTCTGGGCCCCACGCTGGTGGCTGCCGCCGCCTTCCTGCTGCTCTGA
- a CDS encoding methanol/ethanol family PQQ-dependent dehydrogenase, producing MKLKLTHIAACLALAPLAALADLPAYAPVTDARLTNPEAKNWLMYRGNYAGWGYSPLEKINDKNVSKLTLAWSYVTGMSEGHQSPPIVNNGYMYVTTPNNQVIAFEAKSGKELWRYKKQIPEELQQLHPTNRGVALYNDKLYLATTDAMLVALDPVTGKELWKSSVGDWKAGYYSTLAPLVANGKVVTGVSGGEYGVRGYVIALDAETGKEAWRTYTIPAPGEPGGDTWPGETYKKGGGSVWITGTYDPETKLSYWGTGNAAPWMGDTRAGDNLYSTSVIALDIETGKLKGYHQYHWNDTWDWDEVSAPLLVDVDRNGKKVKSLVHAGRNGYLWQLERTSGPIKFVDAWPYVKQNVFTSIDPKTGRPTYDESRRPATGKTVNFCPSLWGGKDWVPEAYSPKTKMFYVPANNNLCSELTGEAVTYKKGDLYIGVALDNILTNVRMTEASKTHVGEVQAWNLGDKKKAWTHTYPEMNWGPLLATGGNLVFGGGTNDRLFRAFNASTGKLLWEFPASSGVTGVPSSFEVDGEQYIAVQSGWGVDAERMQGAFNAVLKNKTVVPQGGTVMVFKLGK from the coding sequence ATGAAACTCAAACTGACGCACATCGCGGCCTGCCTGGCCCTGGCGCCGCTGGCCGCGCTGGCCGACCTGCCCGCCTACGCGCCCGTCACCGACGCGCGCCTCACCAACCCGGAGGCGAAGAACTGGCTGATGTACCGCGGCAACTACGCCGGCTGGGGCTACAGCCCGCTGGAGAAGATCAACGACAAGAACGTCTCCAAGCTCACGCTCGCGTGGTCCTACGTGACCGGCATGAGCGAGGGGCACCAGTCGCCGCCGATCGTCAACAACGGCTACATGTACGTGACGACGCCGAACAACCAGGTGATCGCCTTCGAGGCCAAGAGCGGCAAGGAGCTGTGGCGCTACAAGAAGCAGATCCCCGAGGAACTGCAGCAGTTGCACCCCACCAACCGCGGCGTGGCGCTCTACAACGACAAGCTCTACCTCGCCACCACCGACGCGATGCTCGTGGCCCTGGACCCGGTGACCGGCAAGGAGCTGTGGAAGTCCTCGGTCGGCGACTGGAAGGCGGGCTACTACTCGACGCTGGCGCCGCTGGTGGCCAACGGCAAGGTGGTGACCGGCGTGTCGGGCGGCGAGTACGGAGTGCGCGGCTACGTGATCGCGCTCGACGCCGAGACCGGCAAGGAAGCGTGGCGCACCTACACGATCCCCGCCCCCGGCGAGCCGGGCGGCGACACCTGGCCGGGCGAGACCTACAAGAAGGGCGGCGGCTCGGTGTGGATCACCGGCACCTACGACCCCGAGACCAAGCTGTCCTACTGGGGCACCGGCAACGCCGCGCCGTGGATGGGCGACACGCGCGCGGGCGACAACCTCTACAGCACCTCGGTGATCGCGCTGGACATCGAGACCGGCAAGCTCAAGGGCTACCACCAGTACCACTGGAACGACACCTGGGACTGGGACGAGGTCTCGGCGCCGCTGCTGGTCGACGTGGACCGCAACGGCAAGAAGGTGAAGTCGCTGGTGCACGCGGGACGCAACGGCTACCTGTGGCAGCTCGAGCGCACCAGCGGCCCGATCAAGTTCGTGGACGCCTGGCCCTACGTGAAGCAGAACGTCTTCACCTCGATCGACCCGAAGACCGGCCGCCCGACCTACGACGAGAGCCGCCGCCCGGCGACCGGCAAGACGGTGAACTTCTGCCCCTCGCTGTGGGGTGGCAAGGACTGGGTGCCCGAGGCCTACAGCCCGAAGACCAAGATGTTCTACGTGCCGGCCAACAACAACCTCTGCTCGGAGCTTACCGGCGAGGCGGTCACCTACAAAAAGGGTGACCTCTACATCGGCGTGGCGCTGGACAACATCCTCACCAACGTGCGGATGACCGAGGCCTCGAAGACCCACGTCGGCGAGGTGCAGGCCTGGAACCTGGGCGACAAGAAGAAGGCCTGGACCCACACCTACCCCGAGATGAACTGGGGCCCGCTGCTGGCCACCGGCGGCAACCTGGTTTTCGGCGGCGGCACCAACGACCGCCTGTTCCGCGCCTTCAACGCCAGCACCGGCAAGCTGCTGTGGGAGTTCCCGGCCAGCTCGGGCGTGACCGGCGTGCCCTCGTCCTTCGAGGTCGACGGCGAGCAGTACATCGCCGTGCAGTCGGGCTGGGGCGTCGACGCCGAGCGCATGCAGGGGGCCTTCAACGCGGTGCTCAAGAACAAGACCGTCGTGCCGCAGGGCGGCACGGTGATGGTCTTCAAGCTGGGCAAGTAA
- a CDS encoding TMEM165/GDT1 family protein, with protein MEAFLVSTGIVALGEMGDKTQLLALLLAARFRRPLPIILGILVATLVNHACAAAVGDWIARALGPDVLRWVIGGSFLAVAAWMLVPDRLDDEAEGSGRLRLGVFGTTVVAFFLAEMGDKTQIATVALAARYTDLWAVVTGTTFGMMLANVPAVLLGDGVAKRVSMRLVHGIAALLFAVLGVLTLFNVGHLL; from the coding sequence ATGGAAGCCTTTCTCGTCTCGACCGGCATCGTCGCCCTCGGTGAAATGGGCGACAAGACGCAGCTCCTCGCGCTGCTGCTCGCGGCCCGCTTCCGCCGCCCGCTGCCCATCATCCTGGGCATCCTGGTCGCCACCCTCGTCAACCATGCCTGCGCCGCCGCGGTGGGCGACTGGATCGCCCGCGCGCTGGGCCCCGACGTGCTGCGCTGGGTGATCGGCGGCTCCTTCCTCGCCGTGGCCGCCTGGATGCTGGTGCCCGACCGGCTCGACGACGAGGCGGAGGGCAGCGGCCGCCTGCGCCTGGGCGTGTTCGGCACCACCGTGGTCGCGTTCTTCCTCGCCGAGATGGGCGACAAGACGCAGATCGCCACCGTGGCGCTGGCGGCGCGCTACACCGATCTGTGGGCGGTGGTGACCGGCACCACCTTCGGCATGATGCTGGCCAACGTGCCGGCGGTGCTGCTGGGCGATGGCGTGGCGAAGCGGGTGTCCATGAGGCTGGTGCACGGCATCGCCGCGCTGCTGTTCGCGGTGCTGGGCGTGCTGACGCTGTTCAACGTGGGCCATCTCCTCTGA
- a CDS encoding aminotransferase family protein: MGDSLNAALLQRDHRHLVHSLHNEAAHLAGNVWVKGEGTTLTDADGKRYVDAMSGLWNVTLGYGRRELVDAAAAQMGELAYASGYAGSTNLRAMELAEKLAADRVYPNMHRFFFTSGGGESTDSTIKTARYYWKAQGKPGKFKTLSVMGGYHGVTLAAMCATGMPAYWPSFEPRMPGFVHIPNHDAYRYTVPPGGDPATAAADELERAILAEGPDTVALFIAEPVMGGGAYVPPAGYFRRIREICDRYDVLFATDEVITGFGRTGKLFALGHWGSDVQPDLVQFAKGITSGYVPMGGVGLSDKVAAVFDRPGADTWMHCYTYSGHPVACAVALATLDVIEREGLLARAQVLGDRLLRGLRGALGGHPNVGDIRGLGLIAAVELVEDRFSKKSFDPARKMGPQVLAQVRQRGVITRGRGDTIYLGPALVSDEATIDRIVEAVAEGVGALLPAA; encoded by the coding sequence ATGGGCGACAGCCTCAACGCCGCGCTGCTGCAGCGCGACCACCGCCACCTGGTGCATTCGCTGCACAACGAGGCCGCCCACCTGGCCGGCAACGTGTGGGTGAAGGGCGAGGGCACCACGCTGACCGACGCCGACGGCAAGCGCTACGTCGACGCCATGTCGGGCCTGTGGAACGTGACCCTGGGCTACGGCCGCCGCGAACTGGTGGACGCCGCCGCCGCGCAGATGGGCGAGCTGGCCTATGCCTCCGGCTACGCCGGCAGCACCAACCTGCGGGCGATGGAGCTGGCCGAGAAGCTGGCGGCCGACCGCGTGTACCCCAACATGCACCGCTTCTTCTTCACCTCCGGGGGCGGCGAGTCGACCGACAGCACCATCAAGACCGCGCGCTACTACTGGAAGGCGCAGGGCAAGCCCGGCAAATTCAAGACCCTCAGCGTGATGGGCGGCTACCACGGCGTGACGCTGGCCGCCATGTGCGCCACCGGCATGCCGGCCTACTGGCCGTCCTTCGAGCCGCGCATGCCGGGCTTCGTGCACATACCGAACCACGACGCCTACCGCTACACCGTGCCGCCCGGTGGCGACCCGGCCACCGCCGCGGCCGACGAGCTGGAGCGCGCCATCCTGGCCGAGGGCCCCGACACGGTGGCCCTGTTCATCGCCGAGCCGGTGATGGGCGGCGGCGCCTATGTGCCGCCGGCGGGCTACTTCCGCCGCATCCGCGAGATCTGCGACCGCTACGACGTGCTGTTCGCCACCGACGAAGTCATCACCGGCTTCGGCCGCACCGGCAAGCTGTTTGCGCTGGGCCACTGGGGCAGCGACGTGCAGCCCGACCTGGTGCAGTTTGCCAAGGGCATCACCAGCGGCTACGTGCCGATGGGCGGCGTGGGGTTGTCCGACAAGGTGGCCGCGGTGTTCGACCGCCCGGGCGCCGACACCTGGATGCACTGCTACACCTACAGCGGCCACCCGGTGGCCTGCGCGGTGGCGCTGGCCACGCTGGACGTCATAGAACGCGAAGGCCTGCTGGCGCGCGCGCAGGTGCTGGGCGACCGGCTGCTGCGCGGCCTGCGCGGCGCGCTGGGTGGCCACCCGAACGTGGGCGACATCCGCGGCCTGGGGCTGATAGCCGCGGTGGAACTGGTGGAAGACCGCTTCTCCAAGAAGTCCTTCGACCCCGCCCGCAAGATGGGCCCGCAGGTGCTGGCACAGGTGCGCCAGCGCGGCGTGATCACGCGCGGCCGCGGCGACACCATTTACCTGGGCCCGGCGCTGGTGAGCGACGAGGCCACCATCGACCGGATCGTGGAGGCGGTGGCGGAGGGGGTGGGGGCGCTGTTGCCTGCTGCTTGA
- a CDS encoding sigma-54-dependent Fis family transcriptional regulator produces MILSHQHVDEIRRIAAGHAPAAGTPDSLIHRSWHRCVNTHGLDPAQSFGPRVESPTRLRESRERIEEYLQVARGGMEQLFKRVSDLGYVLLLTDADGVTVDYIGNDSWGKDAQRAGLYLGANWKEEIAGTNGIGTCIYEQAALTCHRDDHFYTGNVGLSCNTAPLFHPDGKLMGVLDVSALAMPNARESQHLALHLTTLYGQMIEDANFVRHFRDHWILRLATSWALVDVLGDMMLAFDSDGVLAGASTGARKWLSGLALQGGDDAPIEGRHLTDVFRCSMDDIWRLARSSNVMDRALLSAFDHQSYFGSVVAPRMRSAASSAAGPRDVTDAAPALAPASPALERLAGDDKQMRALQDQARRLANKRINILIQGETGTGKEVFAKALHESSTRHDKPFVAVNCASIPESLIESELFGYTAGTFTGARSRGMKGLIVQAHGGTLFLDEIGDMPLHLQTRLLRVLSEHEVLPLGADRPIRVELTVIAASHRDLRQLIAAGSFREDLYYRLCGATLPLPALRDRRDLGYLIELILREEAEHLDTRAYIADEALELLERYEWPGNVRQLRNVLRFGLALSDGEGIYPEHLPPEVTAPPVLLLLPPASGAVPAVSVAQSPPARAMTRPPEAERLLAALQEHRWNITAVAAQAGQNRTTIYRQMKRFGIVSPTQLPPEGERS; encoded by the coding sequence TTGATCCTGTCCCACCAACACGTCGACGAGATCCGCCGCATCGCCGCGGGTCACGCCCCCGCGGCCGGCACGCCCGACAGCCTGATCCACCGCTCCTGGCACCGCTGCGTCAACACGCACGGCCTCGATCCCGCGCAGTCCTTCGGCCCGCGCGTCGAGAGCCCGACACGGCTGCGCGAATCGCGCGAGCGCATCGAGGAGTACCTGCAGGTCGCGCGCGGCGGCATGGAGCAGCTCTTCAAGCGCGTGTCCGACCTCGGCTACGTGCTGCTGCTGACCGACGCCGACGGCGTGACGGTCGACTACATCGGCAACGACTCCTGGGGCAAGGACGCGCAGCGCGCCGGCCTCTACCTCGGCGCCAACTGGAAGGAAGAGATCGCCGGCACCAACGGCATCGGCACCTGCATCTACGAACAGGCCGCGCTCACCTGCCACCGCGACGACCACTTCTACACCGGCAACGTCGGCCTGAGCTGCAACACCGCGCCGCTGTTCCATCCCGACGGCAAGCTGATGGGCGTGCTCGACGTGTCGGCGCTGGCCATGCCCAACGCGCGCGAGAGCCAGCACCTCGCGCTGCACCTCACCACGCTGTACGGGCAGATGATCGAGGACGCCAACTTCGTGCGTCACTTCCGCGATCACTGGATCCTGCGGCTGGCCACCAGCTGGGCGCTGGTCGACGTGCTGGGCGACATGATGCTGGCCTTCGACAGCGACGGCGTGCTGGCCGGCGCCAGCACCGGCGCCCGCAAGTGGCTGTCCGGCCTGGCGCTGCAGGGCGGCGACGACGCCCCCATCGAGGGCCGCCACCTGACCGACGTGTTCCGCTGCTCGATGGACGACATCTGGCGCCTCGCGCGCTCGTCCAACGTGATGGACCGCGCGCTGCTGTCGGCGTTCGACCACCAGAGCTACTTCGGCAGCGTGGTCGCGCCGCGCATGCGCAGCGCGGCCAGCAGCGCCGCGGGCCCGCGCGACGTGACCGACGCGGCGCCCGCGCTCGCGCCGGCCAGCCCGGCGCTCGAACGCCTGGCCGGCGACGACAAGCAGATGCGCGCGCTGCAGGACCAGGCGCGCCGCCTGGCCAACAAGCGCATCAACATCCTGATCCAGGGCGAGACCGGCACCGGCAAGGAAGTGTTCGCGAAGGCGCTGCACGAGTCGAGCACGCGCCACGACAAGCCCTTCGTCGCCGTCAACTGTGCGTCGATCCCCGAGTCGCTGATCGAGAGCGAGCTGTTCGGCTACACCGCCGGCACCTTCACCGGCGCGCGCAGCCGCGGCATGAAGGGCCTGATCGTGCAGGCCCACGGCGGCACGCTGTTCCTCGACGAGATCGGCGACATGCCGCTGCATCTGCAGACGCGCCTGCTGCGCGTGCTGTCCGAGCACGAGGTGCTGCCGCTCGGCGCCGACCGGCCCATCCGCGTGGAGCTCACCGTCATCGCCGCCTCGCACCGCGACCTGCGCCAGCTCATCGCCGCCGGCAGCTTCCGCGAGGACCTGTACTACCGCCTGTGCGGCGCCACACTGCCGCTGCCGGCGCTGCGCGACCGCCGCGATCTCGGCTACCTGATCGAGCTGATCCTGCGCGAGGAAGCCGAGCACCTGGACACCCGCGCCTACATCGCCGACGAGGCGCTGGAGCTGCTGGAGCGCTACGAATGGCCGGGCAACGTGCGGCAGCTGCGCAACGTGCTGCGCTTCGGCCTCGCGCTGTCGGACGGCGAGGGCATCTATCCCGAGCACCTGCCGCCCGAGGTGACCGCGCCCCCGGTGCTGCTGTTGCTGCCGCCGGCCTCGGGCGCGGTGCCGGCGGTGTCCGTGGCGCAGTCGCCTCCGGCGCGCGCGATGACGCGTCCGCCGGAGGCCGAGCGCCTGCTCGCTGCGCTGCAGGAGCACCGCTGGAACATCACCGCGGTGGCCGCGCAGGCCGGGCAGAACCGCACCACCATCTACCGGCAGATGAAGCGCTTCGGCATCGTCTCGCCCACGCAGCTGCCGCCCGAGGGCGAACGCTCCTAG
- a CDS encoding amino acid synthesis family protein has protein sequence MSLLQLRKLVVQLEEIHTEIGRPVDPPARKVVVAAVVKNPYAGRYVEDLSPLYELGAELGDLLGRRGVQALGVAPDAVQSYGKGAIVGLDGEIEHAAAILHPKFGAPVRRAVHKGEAIIPGSKKMGGPGSLIVMPVTNKNDIWNFDDMDGAEIAIADAPHPDEMLVALVLAIGGRPLHRVRKPA, from the coding sequence ATGTCGCTGCTGCAACTGCGCAAGCTGGTGGTCCAGCTCGAGGAGATCCACACCGAGATCGGCCGCCCGGTCGACCCGCCTGCCCGCAAGGTGGTGGTGGCCGCCGTGGTGAAGAACCCCTATGCCGGCCGCTACGTGGAGGACCTTTCGCCGCTGTACGAGCTGGGCGCCGAGCTCGGCGACCTGCTCGGCCGCCGCGGCGTGCAGGCGCTGGGCGTGGCGCCCGACGCGGTGCAGAGCTACGGCAAGGGCGCCATCGTGGGCCTGGACGGCGAGATCGAGCACGCCGCGGCCATCCTGCACCCGAAGTTCGGCGCGCCGGTGCGCCGCGCGGTGCACAAGGGCGAGGCCATCATCCCCGGCAGCAAAAAGATGGGCGGGCCGGGCTCGCTGATCGTGATGCCGGTGACCAACAAGAACGACATCTGGAATTTCGACGACATGGATGGCGCGGAGATCGCCATCGCCGACGCGCCGCATCCCGACGAGATGCTGGTGGCGCTGGTGCTGGCCATCGGCGGGCGACCGCTCCATCGTGTGAGGAAGCCCGCATGA
- a CDS encoding EthD family reductase produces MSAKETSMFFKAIILLKRREDMSAQDFAAWWLGQHAALARQLPGLRGLRFNLVTADGEGAIDGVSELWFDSKEAFDAAYDTKHGRAVAADSMAHVSRRERLFVDEHTLVDTGV; encoded by the coding sequence ATGAGTGCGAAGGAGACCTCCATGTTCTTCAAGGCCATCATCCTCCTCAAGCGTCGCGAGGACATGAGCGCGCAGGACTTCGCCGCGTGGTGGCTGGGCCAGCACGCCGCCCTGGCGCGCCAGCTGCCCGGCCTGCGCGGCCTGCGCTTCAACCTGGTGACGGCCGACGGCGAGGGCGCCATCGACGGCGTGTCCGAGCTGTGGTTCGACAGCAAGGAAGCCTTCGACGCCGCCTACGACACCAAGCACGGCCGCGCCGTGGCCGCCGACTCCATGGCCCACGTGTCGCGCCGCGAGCGGCTGTTCGTCGACGAACACACGCTGGTGGACACCGGCGTCTGA